Proteins found in one bacterium genomic segment:
- a CDS encoding thermonuclease family protein produces the protein MTVMLIMANCSSDQLVTEIVDGDTFRLGSGESIRLLGINAPEMSDPGGDIAKDFLTIMLHDKSVRLVRDISDKDDYKRLLRHVYINRTNINAEMIRLGYAEARFYPPDTIHAVEFKELEKIAIRNRRGLWIFPVFQLPDTSGIAVKTEPGFDQADVISHTQASRYYGKRMTVEGTIVISNNTGKVCFLNFDQDWRNHFTAVIFASDFALFPPHPEDHYLNRMVQVTGLIKEYKGKPEIIVKSPSQIKIVR, from the coding sequence ATGACCGTTATGCTAATCATGGCCAACTGTTCCTCTGACCAGCTCGTTACCGAGATCGTCGACGGCGATACGTTCCGCCTGGGATCCGGCGAGAGCATTCGGCTCTTGGGCATAAACGCGCCGGAAATGAGCGACCCGGGCGGCGATATTGCGAAAGACTTTCTCACGATCATGCTCCATGATAAGAGTGTACGGCTGGTCCGCGATATCAGCGACAAAGATGATTATAAAAGGCTGCTCCGGCATGTTTACATCAACCGCACGAACATCAATGCCGAAATGATCAGGCTGGGATATGCCGAAGCCAGGTTCTACCCGCCCGATACCATCCATGCAGTCGAATTCAAGGAATTGGAAAAGATCGCCATCCGCAACCGCCGCGGCCTGTGGATATTCCCGGTGTTCCAGCTGCCCGATACGAGCGGGATCGCCGTGAAAACCGAACCTGGTTTCGATCAGGCTGATGTTATTTCACACACCCAGGCATCGCGCTATTATGGAAAGCGCATGACCGTTGAGGGGACCATCGTCATATCCAACAACACGGGCAAGGTCTGCTTTCTGAATTTTGACCAGGACTGGAGGAATCATTTTACCGCGGTCATATTTGCCAGTGATTTTGCCCTATTCCCTCCCCATCCCGAGGATCACTATCTGAACCGCATGGTCCAGGTGACCGGCTTGATCAAGGAATACAAGGGAAAACCAGAGATCATCGTAAAGAGCCCAAGTCAGATCAAGATCGTCCGCTGA
- the ndk gene encoding nucleoside-diphosphate kinase gives MDKTLLIIKPDAVKRNLIGAILKHIIDAGFKIVGMKLIQLTREQGGRFYEIHKDKDFYDWLCDFISSGPIVVCCLQHPEGPKKLREVVGATDPKKAAPGTIRHLYGTSTGENVVHASAPDENPEREIRFFFNEQELIVS, from the coding sequence ATGGACAAAACACTACTGATAATCAAACCCGACGCCGTTAAAAGAAACCTTATCGGCGCGATCCTGAAACATATAATCGACGCCGGATTCAAGATCGTGGGCATGAAGTTGATCCAGCTTACCAGGGAACAGGGCGGCAGGTTCTACGAGATCCACAAAGACAAGGATTTCTACGACTGGTTGTGCGATTTCATTTCGTCCGGACCGATCGTGGTATGCTGCCTGCAGCATCCTGAAGGACCTAAGAAGCTGCGCGAGGTGGTCGGCGCCACGGATCCGAAGAAAGCCGCGCCGGGCACGATCCGGCATCTTTACGGCACTTCGACCGGCGAGAATGTTGTGCACGCGTCGGCGCCCGATGAAAATCCGGAGCGGGAGATACGGTTCTTTTTCAACGAGCAGGAGCTGATAGTTTCCTGA
- a CDS encoding ABC transporter ATP-binding protein, translating to MNLVEPTAQPVSAQHLSYSYRTQDAVREVSLSMMPGEFLGVIGPNGAGKSTLLRIIAGILPGYRGELSIFGLDMRGLMPRQRARYLGFVAPETHFGLNFRVLDVVAMGRYPYLGPFQPLGAGDQEAILQAVASAELEELKQRLIQTLSSGERQRAVIARALAQSAKILLLDEPTSHLDLYHQHSIMELLRALNAGGISVIIVNHDLNIASQYCDRLVLMHEGRIYKEGTPREIITEDVIQKVYNIRCVVVNHPEKKVPQVILQ from the coding sequence ATGAATCTGGTGGAACCAACGGCGCAGCCAGTCAGCGCACAGCATCTCAGCTATTCATACAGGACGCAGGATGCGGTGCGTGAGGTATCGTTATCGATGATGCCGGGTGAATTCCTTGGTGTCATTGGGCCGAACGGCGCAGGTAAGTCCACCTTGCTGAGGATCATAGCCGGCATCCTTCCCGGCTACCGGGGAGAACTATCGATCTTCGGTCTTGATATGCGCGGCCTCATGCCCCGCCAGCGGGCGCGGTACCTGGGATTCGTCGCGCCGGAAACCCATTTCGGTCTTAACTTCAGGGTTTTGGATGTGGTGGCCATGGGGCGGTACCCATACCTGGGTCCGTTCCAGCCGCTAGGCGCCGGTGATCAGGAAGCCATTCTGCAAGCTGTTGCATCGGCAGAGTTGGAAGAGCTCAAACAGCGCCTGATCCAAACCCTGTCTTCCGGCGAAAGGCAACGGGCTGTCATCGCCCGCGCCCTGGCGCAAAGTGCGAAAATACTGCTGCTCGACGAGCCGACCAGCCACCTGGATCTCTATCATCAACATAGCATCATGGAGTTATTGCGCGCTTTGAACGCGGGAGGCATATCCGTCATTATCGTCAACCATGACCTCAACATCGCCAGCCAGTATTGTGACCGGCTGGTCTTGATGCACGAAGGGCGTATCTACAAAGAGGGAACTCCGCGCGAGATCATAACCGAGGATGTGATCCAGAAGGTATACAATATCAGGTGTGTGGTGGTCAACCATCCGGAGAAAAAAGTACCACAAGTTATCCTGCAGTAG
- a CDS encoding iron ABC transporter permease has product MNKIIPVACIFALAVAAGILIGPVQLTPDILYLRIIRVGLGIFAGGILAFCGAVMQGLFGNPLVEPYTLGAASGAALGTAAGMMIASVTSPVFAFLGALGVSFGAYSLARVEGGLLRDRLILAGVIMSFLCSSLVMIILVLGKRELYEVLYLLMGYLGTVVNGQNRIMITIIVILAAGLLAYLYRYYRELDIMSQGLETAVSLGIDIQRFSTRVFFATSLLIGMVVSVVGAIGFVGLIVPHMARMIFGPRHLRNLPASFLLGATFLLFADTLSRTISVYELPVGVVTSLVGVPFFIYLYRAWK; this is encoded by the coding sequence TTGAATAAGATAATCCCCGTTGCCTGTATTTTTGCACTGGCCGTCGCTGCCGGCATTCTCATCGGACCGGTCCAACTGACGCCAGACATTCTCTACTTGCGCATTATCAGGGTTGGCCTGGGTATTTTCGCCGGCGGGATCCTGGCATTCTGCGGCGCGGTCATGCAGGGCTTGTTCGGCAATCCGCTGGTCGAACCATACACGCTGGGCGCGGCATCCGGCGCGGCCCTGGGTACCGCGGCCGGCATGATGATCGCGAGCGTGACGAGCCCCGTGTTCGCTTTTCTGGGCGCGCTGGGGGTGAGTTTCGGCGCGTACTCGCTAGCCCGGGTCGAGGGTGGATTACTCAGGGACCGCCTGATCCTGGCCGGCGTCATCATGAGCTTTCTTTGTTCATCGCTGGTAATGATCATCCTGGTGCTGGGAAAGCGCGAGTTGTACGAGGTGCTTTACCTGCTCATGGGATACCTGGGGACCGTCGTGAACGGGCAGAACCGGATCATGATCACCATTATCGTTATCCTGGCCGCCGGACTGCTCGCTTACCTTTATCGATACTACCGCGAGCTCGATATCATGTCCCAGGGATTGGAAACCGCGGTCAGCCTTGGGATCGATATCCAACGTTTTTCCACGCGGGTGTTTTTTGCGACCTCGCTCTTGATCGGGATGGTCGTTTCGGTCGTCGGCGCGATCGGGTTTGTTGGCTTGATCGTCCCGCACATGGCGCGCATGATCTTCGGACCACGACACCTGCGTAACCTGCCCGCTTCTTTCCTGCTCGGAGCCACGTTTCTGCTGTTTGCCGATACACTTTCACGGACCATTTCCGTTTATGAACTGCCGGTGGGCGTCGTCACGTCATTGGTCGGCGTGCCATTTTTCATATACCTGTACCGGGCGTGGAAATGA